The proteins below come from a single Mesobacillus jeotgali genomic window:
- a CDS encoding diacylglycerol/lipid kinase family protein, translating into MEKIYFIVNPNAKNGSCREIWRNIEIELEDLDIAYLAVFTEYPGHAQELAASIARKADGKPAIIAAVGGDGTLHEVVNGAASSSNITIGFIPGGSGNDFSRGFLIPKRSALALRLMIDKWCDPTEIDIGKIQHNELQETYFMNNMGVGFDAAVAKDSNESRMKGLLNRFSLGRLVYVYILIKKLLTFRTVPIEVTVDGNVYKYSKAWFVTVSNQPYYGGGMKIAPAALPDDGILDITVVHQISRLKLLLVFISVFWGKHTKFQEVEQFTGKSITIESTAEVLPHADGEAIGHTPLKIQACPKALKILSGKSNPGHTEELKMNDCH; encoded by the coding sequence GATTTGGAGAAACATAGAGATAGAGCTGGAGGACCTGGACATTGCGTACCTTGCTGTTTTTACTGAATACCCCGGGCATGCTCAAGAGCTGGCAGCGTCTATAGCCCGAAAAGCTGACGGCAAACCCGCAATCATTGCGGCAGTCGGAGGCGACGGAACATTGCATGAAGTGGTGAACGGAGCGGCGTCCTCCTCGAACATAACCATCGGGTTCATTCCAGGCGGTTCAGGGAATGATTTTTCAAGGGGATTCTTAATTCCGAAAAGGTCAGCATTAGCTTTACGTTTGATGATCGATAAATGGTGTGACCCAACAGAAATCGATATCGGAAAAATTCAGCACAATGAATTACAGGAAACCTATTTTATGAATAATATGGGAGTAGGTTTTGATGCTGCTGTCGCAAAGGATTCAAATGAGTCCCGGATGAAAGGCCTCCTGAACCGTTTTTCACTGGGAAGGCTGGTCTATGTTTATATTCTTATTAAAAAACTGCTCACTTTCAGGACGGTTCCAATAGAGGTGACGGTTGATGGCAATGTTTATAAATACAGCAAAGCCTGGTTTGTCACCGTTTCGAACCAGCCATACTACGGAGGGGGCATGAAGATCGCTCCAGCTGCTCTCCCGGATGACGGGATTCTCGACATAACGGTCGTGCATCAGATCTCGAGATTGAAGCTGTTATTGGTTTTCATCAGTGTCTTCTGGGGTAAGCATACAAAATTCCAGGAGGTTGAGCAGTTTACCGGTAAATCGATCACCATTGAATCCACTGCCGAAGTTTTACCGCATGCAGACGGTGAAGCAATCGGACATACACCGCTGAAAATCCAGGCATGTCCAAAAGCCTTGAAAATTCTATCTGGAAAAAGCAATCCAGGGCATACCGAGGAGTTGAAAATGAATGATTGCCATTGA